The sequence cattGCCATATGTTTGATATGATTGGTTCAGTCACAATCACGcctaaaaaaagtgaaattatatATTTTACCAAACAAAGTTAAAATTCATTGCCTCTTACTTGATGGAATCAGCGCCAAATTTAGCGGAATGATATAGCCTTTTAAAAAGAGCATCTTATTCTCTACATATATGTTGAGTCCCACCCACAGAGTAATCTCTTGGTATGCCCTCTTAGACTCACTTTATAAGCCAGCGTTCGAGTAGAGTTAGTCTCAAGATTCATTGTCTTTGTTACGATATCATATTCAAATGTGCTCTAATTCATTATTATTTGATCGTAGGTCTCCATCTTTTATTATACACGCTTAAAATATTTACTATTCAAATGTCCGATTTATAGGTGTGCGGAGGGAGTATAGAGTCCCACTCccacataaataaattatgtatttcTTGATCCCTAAATAGGCAATTTCTAGTTCATGAACTAacttttattctgtcaatgaaaTTAATGTGAAATGAAGTCAAGTTTGGAGTATGTTTTGAATTGGAAacttgatgaaattttttttaatttggaatCATTTATTATGATATcttctttaatttatcttttttaaatcGATGAATCATGAGAGGGAAAAAAATATAGGCGACTGAAAggggatatttttttaaaaaaatactatggTGGAAGTGTAGAATAAGACAATGATTGTTGAGCTGCAAGCAGAATATATTTAAAGGCGTGCAACTTTGGTTACGTTGAttccactatatatatatatatatatatgccattTGTGGAATCGCACCCGTGATACTCCACTACCTGAAAAGTCCCCTCCCTTAAGTctttaaatttgagaaaaagttTTAGAGTACTTGGAGTATAAAACAGCCTGCAGAAAAGGCCGTACTTTCGTAGGCTTAAATATTAAACATATAGGTAATTTGTCGACTGTTTTCCCAGTATTAAAGTCAAGAAACTTAAAATAAGCCTAATCACTCCAAGCATTGTTGTTCATTTTGTTCGTTTGCTGGAGGTATAGAACAATGGGCTGTATGTCTGtgcataaaaaatatttcctTTTATTCCATGACACAAGAtgttataataaataaataaataagcagCAAAGTGCAAAGTTACGTTATTTAAGTATATCATCTATAGTGGTTTGCAATTGTTGACAAAGACTGTCTTACTAAATTGCTGAATTGTCGCACGATGGATTTGTAGTTAAGCTACCTAACTTTGGTCACAAGTCCCATTAAAAGCATCTAGAAGAAAATGACTGTTTATAGAGAGAACAAAGACTGGTACCTGCTAGATGATGTCTTCTCGCCCAACATTTGGTATCTGTTAGCTAGGAACTTGAATTCACGTTCTATAAGactctttaaaaattaaattattttttatcatatatttttttattataaatcttTGAACTCGAAACTCCTGATTACGGTTGTAGCAACGAATCTTGTTGCATCTGTCAAAAGTGTCAATTACCTATATATCTGTCGGCACACTTTCGAGACCCCACACTTTCTGTGCTTCAAAGACCGTAACCAATTGTAACCTATTTTGAGAAACCACgaaaaagatggagaaaattttattagtatcaattattattattgaacaTTTCCGTTTCTCCACAATAAATTGATTCCTTATGAGTTTTTCTTATTTCATGCTCAATATTTGTTTTCAGTGGCTGGTGGAGCCACCATATTAAGTTAACAAAGCgggttcaaaataaaaaaatgtagaaaaaaaaaactagtcgAAGAGGGGTTCAACGGCTGCtatatatcatcaaaaataattttaagcttattatataaatagtataagtTTTCACCAAAAAATCAATTTCGGCCACTGTTTATTCTGCTGCCCATCATGCCATACAAAATAACTATTTTCCTTTTACGAGATATATATTCTGGTTTTTTATTACTACGAGGTTCGTCTTATAAGATTATAGATGATCAATCATCTTCTAAACCACAGTCCATATATAGATGAGCATGTATCACAATCAAGTTTGGCGTTTGGAAATGACATATAAGTGATAAATTCCTCAACACCTAATTAACATTCTGCAGGGGTAAACAATCATCATTGGTTAATTAAGTTGTAATTCAATTAGCTGGCAGgcgattaattttttttccataagaATTAAgttaattccttatttttttccACAAAATCATGCATGAGTGTATCgtaaattttaatatatcaaagTCTTGAATACATAAAAGTTTGTGTTAGATTCTTAGCATTCATGGAATTGGACAAACTATAGAATACTTCACTTAGTTTTCTCTATCATGGACAACACTCCTTTAACACATGGACTATTTCTAATAATACATCCAAATAGATTTCTCTATCATGGATTAATTCCTTCTCAAAATGTATTCCCATCGAAATCGAAAACCTTCCTACTTTCCCTGGATTATGTTTCTAGCTAGATTTTATTCTTTTGTGAGTTTTCAATCTATTAATTGCTTTCTACATATTGCTATTATCTTGGTTCTTAGTCAATATAATATTCCTGTGTTGTCAATTCATATTTATATGGTGGTATTTAaatgaacaaaattaaaaatagtgtTTAATTTGTTGATTAAAATTAGTACGTACTAACTGATAAGTAGTAGCATCAGGTATTGGAAACAAATGAAATGCTGAAATTGATAATCAGACGACAGCAACGTGTTCATAAAAGTAATTGAAATTAATGACAaaaagttaaatttgaaaaaatcgAAATGCTTTCATCTTTCACAGCTATAAATCTTCAATACACTCAGTACGCACGTAGAAATTaattatctataaaataaaataaaaaatcattccAATAGTCAACGtcgattatgaaaaaaaaaattattgatattaggTTCAAGGATATGATGCATGGCTTGAGTATTCCATAATTATGTCGGGTATCCTCTCTGGTATTTTTAACTAAGGAGTAATTTTTTTTCGTAAACATGTTCTTCTATAATTATGTCGGGTATcagaatttattttttcttccaaAGAGAATGTTCTCATTATTAATAATAAGTACAATGAATGAGATTTAGGTACGAGTAATAATGGATAGGAAGTATATTGTATCCAACTATGCAGTAATAGCCTacaattttttccaaataataGTTTTACAACTATATATAGAGCATAAAGCGTCTTTTGAAATTAAGTTttcttattcttagttatttctcCAGTAATATTGAAGAGGAAATTGGTCATAAAAGACAATATCGTAATTCTTGAAGCTGTCAGCTGAGTGAATATCATCATGTGATTTTATGTTACTTTTTCTATATATAATAACTAAGAGCGTTTGGTAGGatgtattagaaaaaataatgtaCTTTAATACATGGGAGATTCttggtattagcaatgcaatgcactttaatgcatgcattaacatgaatAAAGATACAATATTCCATCAAAATCTTTTCCACACACTGCATAAATAATCTCAACATAacaaatacaagcataactaatattTACATTATTGATACAAGCACAACTAATATCTACATTATTAATGTAAGTATTACtactaaattatattttacattattcttatacactctatcaaatTACCCTTTAATGCATCAGATTGATCATGTGTCTTATATAGTCTCTTCTTCTCATTCAAATAGGTTAGGAAGAACAAAAATTGAACAATTAAAGAGCAAGAACAATGGGCACATAGAATTGATGAAAACAACAGAGCAACAGATTAACTGTTGTGGTGAAGTGTTATATACTCCGTTAACTTTAACTAGAAATTTTTTAAGCTCTAAATATTAAAATCATCtttgatagaaaatattttatcctttataataaaaattttacaaattCAAATTAACTGAGCTACTAAATAACGAgtgaaaagaaaaggaaagcaaCCAAGCGGCCAAAAGGTAAGGGAACGTGTCCTAGAAGCTAGAACGCACGTGCCGCTTGTATCAGAGGTTATCGATTGGTCCCATTTTGACAATTGCATTTGATAATAATAATCCTATTAATGGATATCCCTAACTGGATCATGTACCTTCCTGTTTATGGTTGCTTCCCCAAATGACACAAATGCCCTTTTCGTTCCCAATTCCATCCCTCCTTTAATGTTTTTCTTCAATcttattatagaaaaaaatatcttCGCAAAGATAAAGGAGTTCAACACTAATAAAATGCCTCATGAAGCTAGGCAAATGCATTTTGAGTCCCAAATTTTCTACTTGAAGCAAATGCTGGAACGTTCAGAAGGTTAAAAGGTAGTGGGAAAGGAAACCGAACTTCGAGTCAATTTGGATGTATAGATAATTTCGGTGTCAAAAGAAATTTGAAATTTAGAGAGAGCATACTTTGATAAATATCAAATTAACGTATTAAAATTGAAACGttcattcattttaaaaaattacgtATGGAAATACCACGGAAAGCAAGTTGTTCATATCAACATTTATAATTACAATAGAACGAGTATTTGGTAACTGATTCAAAAAAGTGTTACATCTATAATTTGATCAATCTTATTAATTTAAATCTGTTTTCGGATCTCTTTTGCCGTATTAAACTAGAATATTCGCttataatgaaattcaataaatattgtagtattatttttaaaaataattcctATTTATGCAGAATATTTCTCCATCTATTACAATTTTGTTTGGCTGCTTTCCTTATATTCTCTTTCCATTCAATTTtcttttagtaattttttaatttcaactttgcacgtgatatatttaaaatcataatttaaaataataatttaaatatttaacatattttaaattttaaattataaaatttaaagatattttttactTTCTCAAACATCGTAttaaatgaatcaaataaattgaatcgatttttttttttttcataaataaattcaatacAGAAGCGTGGAGCAAGCTAGCTTCACTGTTGGGCAGTGCAGACTGCAGAGGTAGTTGGGCGAGACACCGCTTAACTAAAAGTAAACTGAAAATGGTTGGGGCAATTATCGAAACATTTACTACCTATCTTACGGTAAACAACGATGTGGAATGGAATCAATAAACAAATACTACTCTAGTCAGAACCTCCATCgttatttgtcttattttaagtaggttcattttttatttttttttgaggtaATATATGTAAGAATACAAatttaaggattattttgatatattttatagatattttaaatttaggattatatgatttattttttttaattaaattttatattaaattaaaatcataccaaaaaatTAAAGTAGGGAGAGTAGTGTGTATTCTCGTACCTAGATCATAGTATTACGCAGACCAAAAAACAAAGTCATATTGCAACTAGCATAAAtgttagaatttaagttttgtgcactaTCAATATATAAATCATTCTACACTATCAATAaacttaatttattaatattatagATTACTCAATTCTGTCACTTACAAAACTCATACCCAATTATTGCAGGAtcattatttaattatcatttctCGATGTGAGCCCTCGTATTAAATTGTTAGGCTCCAGTTGTCCCGAGCACGAAGAGAGTGAGAAAATTCCACTTCCGTTGCAAGAACAGTTCCACTTCCATTGCTTATGTGATTTCTCTATGATTTAAACAATTCTCATATCTTAGAACTAACATTATGAAAGAGGTCCAAATTctataacaacaataatacaattaaCAGATGAACGAAATGTTTGTCACTGTCATATCTAACTTTACAAAAAGAAAATAcagagaaataaataaagaacaGTATATGAGCACATCATGTGAGTTTCACCGTTTGTTGTCTGTTAAAAGAAATAAGTCAAAGATGCACTGTGACCAAAAAGCATTCTTCAGTAAAGAAAAATTCCGCATCCAGTTtgacgaaaaaagaaaaataaattcagAAAACCCGTGAAGGCAGTGACACGTTtggaaaaacaagaaaatacTAAGGGCATTTCAGTcaattaaaaacaacaacaaagtgAAGTGTATGCACTCTCGGCCAAATAAAAATCACACATGTAGCCATTCTGTGAGTGTGTAAACGGTGCAGATAACGGAGCTCCCAGACAAGATACACCGAAGAGCACCGTAAGTCGGGTGTCTTCATCTCTCTCTTCTCTGGAAATTAACAGTCATTCCAAAACTGAAGCTTCTTCTCGCAAACTTATGACTGTAAATCACAGAAAATCATGTCCATTTTcctttttgtcaattttcaatgtaGTACTAGTATTTCAGTTCATCGGAAATTGCATTAACGATTTTTTATTAGTACTAGTCTGTATCGAAACTAAAAATCACGGAAATTTTAGTGATTCGAGTTTGAGAAACTTGTATATTTGCGAATATCGTGTGTATCGTTAGTGTGAATATATGCATGGAGATAtgtgcagtttttttttttttttttttggttattgttgttgttgtgtaaaTGGTGAATTGAATTCCATTATTGGTTTTAGCTTGGAAGGAATGGTGAAAGGACCAAAGGATTGCGGTGGAGTACAGTGAGGTTAACGGCGTCACCGTTAATTCAGGTAATGTTTATTGCTATTTTGATGGCGGTTTATTGGAaagtgtgtcagtttctttcctttttcaagCGACATATTAATTCCTTTAttattcactctttttttttcccCATTGCCTTTTATCGTTTTTGTGTAAAGAAAAAGTGAATATTGGTATATAGAATCTTAGGCTATTTTTGATATCTCGTTGACTCATTGTTTTGAGCTACCACTGCAGCTGAAATACTGATAGCTGCATGTCAAATACTGGATCTTGATGCATTCTGATCACATACGGTGCTTTTGAGTGTATTTTGATGGTACTGCATGTCTGCGACATCGACTGGAACTTGAATCTGATGAATTATGGAGAACGGATGTTTATAGAGGTCTATATTAAGTCAGCAGTGTTgttctctttgagtttttcttaatGCATTCGATTTTGCCGGATTAAAAGGCCTGGTGGAGAAAGctttattttgggtgaaaagtgctGCTGTTATAGTTCATTCTGTTGATTTGGAGATGTGCTTCGCATTGAATTGAAAATAAGAGTGATTTGAGGGAATAATCTGGAATTTACCTATGGCTTCATTGGATCATTTTGGTGAAGTTGCAAATATCGCCCAGCTTACTGGCATAGATGCAGTGAGGCTAATTGGGATGATTGTCAAAGCTGCTAACACTGCCCGGATGCACAAGACAAATTGCAGGCAGTTTGCACAGCATCTTAAGTTAATTGGGAACTTATTGGAGCAGCTCAAGATTACTGAACTTAAGAGGTATCCGGAAACCCGAGAGCCATTAGAACACCTTGAAGATGCATTAAGGAGGTCTTATATATTGGTCAAGAGCTGCCAGGACAGGAGCTATCTTTATCTGTTGGCTATGGGGTGGAACATTGTATACCAGTTCCGCAGGGCTCAGAATGAGATTGACCAATACTTGAAGATTATTCCTCTTATCACTTTGGTGGATAATGCTCGAGTCAGGGTATGGGGACCTTGCACTTCTAGTCCATAGTGTTTGCCCTTCAGCTTTATCTGCTTTCATTATCTGTTTGTTTCATGGCTCTTCCATCTTAAGATCTACATCTGTTCTTTCTGATTTTTGTTGGTGACATGGTAAGGATATATTCGAGTTTGATAAGTTCATGTTTTGAAGCCAGAATAGTTGGTCAATGTTCAACTCTTGGTTAGGTAGTCTTGCTGGACTTTTGGAAAGTGAAGCTATTTTAGATCTattgtttttcattttcttaatagTGGTGGTGTCTGGCTAGCTTGAATTAGGTACCTTCTCTCTCCCACCAGTGCACATCTATCTTGTAACTCTTCCCATGTAGGCTTAGGCTGATGGGAATCAATCACATAGAGTTTTTACTTCCACTAGGATCCTTGCCCTGGTATCCAACGTTTCACACAAACTACATTGATCATTTAACCGCATCGTAAAACCTtgactattttgagtttattacAATGACGTATAGGCAGTAGTGTTGTTTTGCTATTTCAACCATCTAGGTAGAATCACTTTCCTCTAACGGTGAGAACTTCTTTATCACCTTTGAGTTGGAGAAAATTGCACTGGTTATAAGACAGTGCATCTGTTACAGTAAGAGTAACCTGCTGCTTAACCTAATGTTTTTGTTCTACTAATATCAACTCAAGATTGTTTAAGCTTATTTGACTGCAATCTCTCACAATTGGAAAgagtatatacatacatacactttGTGTCCACAATAacctatatctattttatcttccAAGTTGATAGATCTTGCTTTCCATATGTTGACAGGAAAGATTGGAATATATTGAAATGGACCAGCGGGAATACACACTGGCGGTTGAAGACATGAAGGTGCAAGAAGTGATTATGAAACCAGAGCCTTCTAAAGATGATACAATCATATTAACGAAGAATCTTTCCTGTTCTTACCCAAGAGTGCCTATCAATGAAgcaattcaaaaagaaaatgaaaaactcCAACTAGAATTACAGCGCTCACAGGCTAATTTAGATGTAGGTCAGTGTGAATTCATTCAGCATCTTCTGGATGTCACAGAAGTAGTTGCAATGAAAAGTTCACCTGCCAAAGCTCTCAAAAAGTTGGATCAGAGTTACTCAAATGTTGATAATGAGAAGGCATATTATGACGATTACGCTAAAAGTGATGAGAAACGGTCAACTTCAAGGTCAGTTGCTAACATATATGGTAGCTAAACTTTAATTTTCTGCTGGAAGCTATAGTATCTCTTAGTTTCATAAATCAAGTGTGAGGTTATGTCTGCAGCCTAGCTTTCAAAAGATTCTTTTAAATGCTTAAAAATATTTACAGAAACACTACATCAGTTACGTCAAAACGTGATTTACTTTCCTCGAAGG comes from Capsicum annuum cultivar UCD-10X-F1 chromosome 2, UCD10Xv1.1, whole genome shotgun sequence and encodes:
- the LOC107859848 gene encoding protein MID1-COMPLEMENTING ACTIVITY 1 isoform X2 → MASLDHFGEVANIAQLTGIDAVRLIGMIVKAANTARMHKTNCRQFAQHLKLIGNLLEQLKITELKRYPETREPLEHLEDALRRSYILVKSCQDRSYLYLLAMGWNIVYQFRRAQNEIDQYLKIIPLITLVDNARVRERLEYIEMDQREYTLAVEDMKVQEVIMKPEPSKDDTIILTKNLSCSYPRVPINEAIQKENEKLQLELQRSQANLDVGQCEFIQHLLDVTEVVAMKSSPAKALKKLDQSYSNVDNEKAYYDDYAKSDEKRSTSRNTTSVTSKRDLLSSKGSHRYEEWHSDLLGCCSEPLLCIKTLFFPCGTFSRVASVAADRDISSADACNELMAYSLILSCCCYTCCVRGKLRKKLNIRGGCVDDFLSHLMCCCCALVQELREVKIRGAHGVEKTKISPPTTQFMES
- the LOC107859848 gene encoding protein MID1-COMPLEMENTING ACTIVITY 1 isoform X1, with product MASLDHFGEVANIAQLTGIDAVRLIGMIVKAANTARMHKTNCRQFAQHLKLIGNLLEQLKITELKRYPETREPLEHLEDALRRSYILVKSCQDRSYLYLLAMGWNIVYQFRRAQNEIDQYLKIIPLITLVDNARVRERLEYIEMDQREYTLAVEDMKVQEVIMKPEPSKDDTIILTKNLSCSYPRVPINEAIQKENEKLQLELQRSQANLDVGQCEFIQHLLDVTEVVAMKSSPAKALKKLDQSYSNVDNEKAYYDDYAKSDEKRSTSRNTTSVTSKRDLLSSKGSHRYEEWHSDLLGCCSEPLLCIKTLFFPCGTFSRVASVAADRDISSADACNELMAYSLILSCCCYTCCVRGKLRKKLNIRGGCVDDFLSHLMCCCCALVQELREVKIRGAHDVYLRHAGVEKTKISPPTTQFMES